In Acomys russatus chromosome 16, mAcoRus1.1, whole genome shotgun sequence, the DNA window GCTTTATTCTGACGCACACAAAGGCTCAGTGTGGGTTGGTGTTGGCTATGGAGGGAAACCAGGGGAGGAAGACATAGAGGGGGCAAAGTAGGTGTTTTTGCATTAGGACCCTTGCTGTGCCAGGGGACTTGCTCTCCTCCCCCAACTAGTATGGTTCAAGCCCTGTGCCCTCCCCAGGGACTGTGATACCCCCGCATGCCTCCCTGGTCTTCCATGTCTTGCTGATTGACGTCCACAACCCGAACGACACGGTCCAGCTGGAAACGCTGGAGCTGCCCCAGGGCTGTGCCCGGCGAGCCGTTGCAGGGGATTTCATGCGGTACCACTACAATGGCTCCTTGATGGATGGTACCCTCTTTGATTCCAGGTCAGGGGGTGTGccgaggtgggagggtggggactgaGGGGGCACTCAGAACTGCCTGGGAGGGGTGGGGCCcctttgactctctctctccatcccttcccctgTATTGCAGTTACTCCCGAAACCACACCTACAATACCTATATCGGGCAGGGTTACATCATCCCAGGAATGGACCAGGGGCTGCAAGGCGCATGCATAGGGGAGTGGAGGAGGATCACTGTGCCCCCTCACCTTGCCTACGGGGAGAATGGGACAGGTAGGGTTTgggcccccacccacccctcagcTCCTCTGAAGTGTGCCCCTGAGATTTCGGTCCTCATTGCCCATAGACTTGGGTCGCCCACTGCATCTCTACCAGGCAGACTCAATGCTGTTCCTCCAAGGCAGGCCCCACCCTGCTCCCATAGTAGAGTAGGGCAGCCAGTGCCTGAGTTTGGGGTCAGAGAATGGTTAAGCCTAGCACCATCTGCAAAGAGGGCCTCTATTAGAGATTCTGGGAGCCCCCCAGGCTCCTCACTGACGCGCGCTGGGTACCACTCACAGCAGGATGTTACCAGGAGCTCACAAGGTAATgttgggtagaaaaaaaaaaaaggttttcctgcctctctgtcccatCACTCCAACAGCAAGATGTAGGAAGCACTCATTCTGGCACATACCATCTGACCTCATAGTATGAGACTGGGGTGTCCAGCCTGACCCCCATGGGAGTCAGTGAGCAGCCCCGACCCAAAGCCCTGAGCTAACTGTGTCCATCTGCGGCCTCAGGAGACAAGATCCCTGGCTCAGCGGTGCTCATCTTTAACGTGCACGTCATTGACTTCCACAACCCTGCGGACCCTGTGGAAATCAAGACACTGTTCCGGCCACCTGAGACCTGCAACGCGACAGCCAAGATCGGAGACTTCATTCGCTACCACTACAACTGTTCTCTGCTGGACGGCACCAGGCTCTTCTCTTCGTGGGTTCTTGGGCGGGGCCAGGGCTGGGCATATGGTGGGCTCCAGGTACGGGTGGCTGTCAGATAGCTTGCaggctccttctcctctcccggggtctgtctgtctgtctgtcgtctctCAGTTCCTCCACAAGTCCCCATCTCAGGGAGCCACAGGTATGACATGTAGGGAAATGGGGGAATgagctggaggaagagagaagtgcCCTTCCAATACGATGGAGAAATTCAAAGACATGAGCCCTCGGGCACCCCTCCTGTTGACCTGGGAacccactctccccacagccaCGACTATGAGGCCCCTCAGGCGGTCACCTTGGGAGCTAACAAAGTGATCGACGGTCTGGACAGGGGCCTGCAGGGCATGTGTGTAGGGGAGAGGAGGCAGCTCATCGTGCCCCCCCACCTGGCCCATGGGGAGAGCGGAGGTGAGGGGTGACCACTTGGATCCCGTGTCTCTTCCCACGGTTTGCCCTTAGCCATCCCAGGCCTTGGTGGCTGGCAGGTGGCATCGGGGGAAACCTTTATGGTGGTTCGTAAGCATCCCGCGCCCCTTCCCGTGAGAGAGAACCGAAGCCTGTGTTTACTAGAACTCTTgctctctttttcccctccctctctccagcccggggTGTCCCTGGCAGTGCTGTGCTGCTATTTGAAGTGGAGCTGGTATCCCGAGAGGATGGTCTGCCCACAGGCTACCTGTTTGTGTGGCACCAGGATCCTCCTGCGAACCTTTTTGAAGACATGGATCTCAATAAAGATGGAGAGGTGCCCCCAGAAGAGGTGGGTCAGAAACCCCTATCTGGATGCCAGCACGCTCACTTGCCTGCCCCTCCTACACACAGTAAAGCCCGTCCTCCCCCACCTGGGTGTCCCTGACCCTATCTGGCCCCTAAGCTCTATACCCTCCATCTCAGGCCCTCCCTGAATCCCCTGGGTACCATACCTGGGTAAGAAACAATGTTGACTTCCACCTGGGGGCCCTTCCCAAGGCCACCTACAGCAGCCGACCATGATCCTCACTGCCttcctgtcctctgctctcccctcccccagttctcCTCCTTCATCAAGGCTCAAGTGAATGAAGGCAAAGGTCGCCTCATGCCCGGGGAAGACCCTGACAAAACCATAAGAGATATGTTTCAGAACCAGGATCGAAACCAGGATGGCAAGATCACAGCTGAGGAACTTAAGTTGAAGACAGATGAGG includes these proteins:
- the Fkbp10 gene encoding peptidyl-prolyl cis-trans isomerase FKBP10; its protein translation is MFLAGSPSHTLRRLPLLPLLLLLLQTLARGLGRASPAGAPLEDVVIERYHIPKACPREVQMGDFVRYHYNGTFEDGKKFDSSHNRSSLVAIIVGVGRLITGMDRGLMGMCVNERRRLIVPPHLGYGSIGVAGLIPPDATLYFDLVLLDVWNKADTVQMTILLRPPHCPRMVQNGDFVRYHYNGTLLDGTAFDNSYNRGGTYDTYIGSGWLIKGMDQGLLGMCPGEKRKITIPPFLAYGEKGYGTVIPPHASLVFHVLLIDVHNPNDTVQLETLELPQGCARRAVAGDFMRYHYNGSLMDGTLFDSSYSRNHTYNTYIGQGYIIPGMDQGLQGACIGEWRRITVPPHLAYGENGTGDKIPGSAVLIFNVHVIDFHNPADPVEIKTLFRPPETCNATAKIGDFIRYHYNCSLLDGTRLFSSHDYEAPQAVTLGANKVIDGLDRGLQGMCVGERRQLIVPPHLAHGESGARGVPGSAVLLFEVELVSREDGLPTGYLFVWHQDPPANLFEDMDLNKDGEVPPEEFSSFIKAQVNEGKGRLMPGEDPDKTIRDMFQNQDRNQDGKITAEELKLKTDEDQEARVHEEL